One Vibrio sp. 16 genomic window carries:
- a CDS encoding NADH:ubiquinone reductase (Na(+)-transporting) subunit B yields MALKKFLEDIEHHFEPGGKHEKWFALYEAVATVFYTPGLITKKSSHVRDSVDLKRIMIMVWFAVFPAMFWGMYNAGGQAIAALNHMYAGEQLAAVVAGNWHYWLTEMLGGTLGAEAGIGSKMLLGATYFLPIYATVFIVGGFWEVLFCMVRKHEVNEGFFVTSILFALIVPPTLPLWQAALGITFGVVVAKEIFGGTGRNFLNPALAGRAFLFFAYPAQISGDVVWTAADGFSGATALSQWAQGGNGALVNTVTGAPITWMDAFIGNIPGSIGEVSTLALMIGAAMIVYMRIASWRIIAGVMIGMIATATLFNVIGSDTNPMFNMPWHWHLVLGGFAFGMFFMATDPVSASFTNKGKWWYGALIGVMCVLIRVVNPAYPEGMMLAILFANLFAPLFDHVVIEKNIKRRQARYGK; encoded by the coding sequence ATGGCTCTTAAAAAGTTTCTTGAAGACATCGAGCATCACTTTGAGCCAGGCGGCAAACATGAAAAATGGTTTGCTCTGTACGAAGCTGTCGCGACAGTTTTCTACACACCTGGTCTAATTACAAAGAAGAGCTCACACGTTCGTGATAGCGTTGACCTGAAACGTATCATGATCATGGTTTGGTTCGCGGTGTTCCCAGCGATGTTCTGGGGTATGTACAACGCGGGTGGCCAAGCTATCGCAGCGCTTAACCACATGTATGCTGGTGAGCAACTTGCAGCTGTAGTTGCAGGTAACTGGCATTACTGGTTAACCGAAATGCTGGGCGGCACGTTAGGTGCAGAAGCCGGTATTGGCAGTAAAATGCTATTAGGTGCGACTTACTTCCTACCTATCTACGCAACGGTATTTATCGTTGGTGGTTTCTGGGAAGTGTTGTTCTGTATGGTGCGTAAGCACGAAGTTAACGAAGGTTTCTTTGTTACTTCTATCCTGTTTGCACTTATCGTTCCACCAACGCTACCTCTATGGCAAGCAGCACTAGGTATTACCTTCGGTGTTGTGGTTGCTAAAGAGATCTTCGGTGGTACTGGTCGTAACTTCCTTAACCCAGCACTTGCTGGTCGTGCTTTCCTATTCTTCGCTTACCCAGCGCAAATCTCGGGTGACGTAGTATGGACTGCAGCTGACGGCTTCTCTGGTGCAACGGCGCTTAGCCAATGGGCACAAGGTGGTAACGGTGCACTAGTGAATACAGTAACTGGCGCTCCAATCACTTGGATGGACGCATTCATCGGTAACATTCCTGGCTCTATTGGTGAAGTATCAACACTTGCACTTATGATTGGCGCAGCGATGATCGTTTACATGCGAATCGCTTCTTGGCGCATCATTGCAGGTGTGATGATCGGTATGATTGCAACAGCAACGCTGTTTAACGTAATCGGCTCTGATACTAACCCAATGTTCAACATGCCATGGCACTGGCACCTAGTTCTTGGTGGCTTTGCATTCGGTATGTTCTTTATGGCAACAGATCCTGTATCCGCTTCATTTACCAACAAAGGTAAGTGGTGGTATGGCGCGCTAATTGGCGTGATGTGTGTACTGATTCGTGTAGTTAACCCAGCGTATCCAGAAGGTATGATGCTGGCGATTCTATTCGCGAACCTGTTTGCACCTCTGTTCGACCATGTAGTTATCGAGAAGAACATCAAGCGGAGACAAGCACGCTATGGCAAGTAA
- a CDS encoding Na(+)-translocating NADH-quinone reductase subunit A, which produces MITIKKGLDLPIAGTPTQVINDGKTIKKVALLGEEYVGMRPTMHVRVGDEVKKAQVLFEDKKNPGVKFTSPAAGKVIEINRGAKRVLQSVVIEVAGEEQVTFDKFEAGQLASLDREAVKTQLVDSGLWTALRTRPFSKVPAIESSTQAIFVTAMDTNPLAAQPELIINEQQEAFVAGLDVLSTLTDGKVYVCKSGESLPRSSQSNVEEHVFDGPHPAGLAGTHMHFLYPVNAENVAWSINYQDVIAFGQLFLTGELYTDRVVSLAGPVVNNPRLVRTTLGASLEDITDNELMPGEVRVISGSVLTGTHATGPHAYLGRYHVQVSVLREGREKELFGWAMPGKNKFSVTRSFLGHIFKGQLFNMTTTTNGSDRSMVPIGNYERVMPLDMEPTLLLRDLCAGDTDSAAALGVLELDEEDVALCTFVCPGKYEYGELLRECLDKIEKEG; this is translated from the coding sequence ATGATTACAATAAAGAAGGGTTTGGACCTGCCTATCGCAGGAACTCCTACCCAGGTGATTAATGATGGTAAGACCATCAAAAAAGTCGCCTTGCTTGGCGAAGAGTACGTCGGCATGCGTCCTACTATGCATGTCCGCGTAGGCGATGAAGTAAAGAAAGCTCAAGTTCTTTTTGAAGACAAGAAGAATCCTGGGGTGAAATTTACTTCACCAGCAGCTGGTAAAGTGATCGAAATTAACCGTGGCGCTAAGCGTGTCCTTCAATCTGTTGTGATTGAAGTGGCAGGCGAAGAGCAGGTAACGTTCGATAAGTTTGAAGCTGGCCAACTAGCAAGTCTTGACCGTGAAGCGGTGAAAACTCAGTTAGTTGATTCAGGTCTTTGGACTGCTTTACGTACTCGTCCGTTCAGCAAGGTTCCAGCAATTGAGTCTTCTACACAGGCTATCTTCGTAACTGCTATGGATACTAATCCACTAGCGGCCCAGCCTGAGTTGATCATCAATGAACAACAAGAAGCGTTCGTTGCCGGTTTAGATGTGCTTTCAACTCTGACTGATGGCAAGGTTTACGTATGTAAATCAGGCGAAAGTCTTCCTCGTTCTTCTCAATCTAACGTTGAAGAGCATGTATTTGATGGCCCTCACCCAGCAGGTCTTGCTGGCACCCACATGCATTTCCTATACCCAGTAAATGCAGAGAATGTGGCGTGGAGCATCAACTACCAAGACGTTATCGCGTTTGGTCAGTTGTTCCTAACTGGTGAACTTTACACTGATCGCGTTGTTTCTCTGGCTGGTCCAGTAGTGAACAACCCTCGTCTTGTTCGTACGACTCTAGGTGCTAGCCTAGAAGACATTACGGACAACGAGTTGATGCCTGGTGAAGTTCGTGTGATTTCTGGTTCAGTACTAACTGGTACTCATGCAACTGGTCCTCACGCTTACCTTGGTCGTTACCACGTACAGGTTTCTGTATTGCGTGAAGGCCGTGAGAAGGAGCTGTTTGGCTGGGCAATGCCTGGTAAGAACAAGTTCTCGGTAACTCGCTCATTCCTTGGTCACATCTTTAAAGGTCAGTTGTTCAACATGACAACAACGACTAATGGTAGTGATCGTTCTATGGTTCCAATTGGCAATTACGAGCGCGTAATGCCGCTAGATATGGAACCTACTTTGCTCCTTCGCGATCTATGTGCTGGCGATACTGACAGTGCAGCGGCACTAGGTGTACTAGAGCTAGATGAAGAAGACGTAGCATTGTGTACCTTTGTTTGTCCTGGTAAGTACGAGTACGGTGAACTACTTCGTGAATGCCTAGATAAAATCGAGAAGGAAGGGTAA
- a CDS encoding Na(+)-translocating NADH-quinone reductase subunit C, which produces MASNNDSIKKTLGVVIGLSLVCSIIVSTAAVGLRDKQKANAVLDKQTKIVEVAGIDAEGKKVPELFAQYIEPRLVDFNTGDFLDGDAATYDQRKAAKDPAESIKLTAEEDKAKILRRANTGVVYLVKQGDEVSKIILPVHGTGLWSMMYAFVAVETDGNTVSGITYYEQGETPGLGGEVENPTWRAQWVGKKLFDENHKPAIKIVKGGAPQGSEHGIDGLSGATLTGNGVQGTFDFWLGDMGFGPFLAKVRDGGLN; this is translated from the coding sequence ATGGCAAGTAATAACGACAGCATTAAAAAGACGCTGGGTGTTGTTATCGGGTTGAGCCTTGTTTGTTCAATCATCGTTTCAACAGCAGCCGTGGGTCTACGCGATAAGCAAAAAGCTAACGCTGTACTAGATAAGCAAACTAAGATTGTTGAAGTTGCTGGCATTGACGCTGAAGGTAAGAAAGTACCTGAGCTATTTGCCCAGTACATTGAACCGCGTCTAGTTGACTTCAACACAGGTGATTTCCTTGACGGTGACGCAGCAACTTACGACCAACGTAAAGCTGCTAAAGATCCTGCTGAATCTATCAAGCTAACGGCTGAAGAAGATAAAGCGAAGATCCTACGTCGTGCAAACACTGGTGTTGTATACCTAGTGAAACAAGGCGATGAAGTATCAAAGATCATCCTTCCAGTACACGGTACTGGTCTATGGTCAATGATGTACGCTTTCGTTGCAGTTGAAACTGACGGTAACACTGTGTCTGGTATCACTTACTACGAGCAGGGTGAAACTCCTGGACTTGGTGGTGAAGTTGAGAACCCAACATGGCGTGCTCAGTGGGTTGGCAAGAAACTGTTCGATGAAAACCACAAGCCTGCAATCAAGATTGTGAAAGGTGGCGCTCCGCAAGGTTCTGAGCATGGTATCGACGGTCTTTCTGGTGCAACACTAACTGGTAACGGTGTTCAAGGCACATTTGATTTCTGGTTAGGCGATATGGGCTTTGGTCCATTCCTAGCAAAAGTTCGTGACGGAGGTCTGAACTAA
- the nqrM gene encoding (Na+)-NQR maturation NqrM, whose protein sequence is MNTFLITFGVFMAVIGAMSIGYIIQKKVVKGSCGGLGAVGIEKVCNCPEPCDARKKREAREAARQEKLAAWEKDRIA, encoded by the coding sequence ATGAATACATTTCTAATTACCTTTGGTGTGTTTATGGCAGTGATTGGCGCAATGTCAATTGGCTATATTATCCAAAAGAAAGTTGTAAAAGGGAGCTGTGGTGGCTTAGGTGCAGTTGGTATCGAAAAAGTTTGCAACTGCCCAGAACCATGTGATGCGCGTAAAAAGCGCGAAGCTCGTGAAGCAGCCCGTCAAGAAAAGCTGGCGGCGTGGGAAAAAGATCGCATTGCTTAA
- the dinB gene encoding DNA polymerase IV yields the protein MSEETIRKIIHVDMDCFYAAVEMRDNPSYRGRPLAVGGHEKQRGVLSTCNYEARKFGIRSAMPTARALQLCPHLLVVPGRMQVYKQVSQHIREIFSRYTSLIEPLSLDEAFLDVTHSQQCRGSATLIAEAIRRDIFEELQLTASAGIAPVKFLAKVASDMNKPNGQYVITPDRVQEEVDKLPLEKIPGVGKVSLEKLHQAGYFVGKDIKESDYRELLLRFGRLGASLWKKSHGIDNREVIVERERKSVGVERTFSENISSYDQCWRVIEERLFPELEKRLIKASPNKAIIKQGIKLKFADFQLTTIEHIHSELDLDHFKQLLRDILKRQNGREIRLLGLSVMLKPELQTKQLSFF from the coding sequence ATGAGCGAAGAAACGATCAGAAAAATCATCCATGTGGACATGGATTGCTTTTATGCCGCAGTTGAAATGCGCGACAACCCCAGTTATCGAGGGCGCCCTCTTGCTGTTGGTGGTCATGAAAAGCAGAGGGGGGTATTGAGCACGTGCAATTACGAGGCGAGAAAATTCGGTATTCGCAGCGCTATGCCCACAGCGAGAGCGCTACAACTATGCCCTCACTTGCTGGTTGTTCCGGGGCGCATGCAAGTCTATAAACAAGTATCTCAGCACATTCGAGAGATTTTTTCTCGTTACACTTCTCTTATCGAGCCTTTGTCTCTGGATGAAGCATTTCTGGATGTCACTCACTCACAGCAATGTCGCGGTAGTGCTACCTTGATCGCAGAGGCTATTCGGCGAGACATTTTTGAAGAGCTTCAATTGACGGCATCGGCAGGCATCGCGCCCGTGAAGTTTCTGGCCAAAGTCGCATCGGATATGAATAAGCCCAATGGGCAATATGTGATCACCCCTGATCGAGTCCAAGAAGAAGTCGATAAGTTGCCACTTGAGAAAATTCCGGGTGTGGGCAAGGTGAGTTTGGAGAAACTGCATCAAGCGGGTTACTTTGTGGGCAAGGACATCAAGGAGAGTGATTATAGGGAGTTATTGCTTCGCTTTGGGCGCTTGGGTGCGTCGTTGTGGAAAAAAAGCCATGGTATTGATAATCGTGAGGTCATTGTTGAGCGTGAGCGAAAATCGGTTGGCGTAGAGAGAACATTTTCTGAAAACATTTCGAGTTACGATCAATGTTGGCGTGTGATTGAGGAGCGATTGTTCCCTGAACTCGAAAAGCGCCTGATAAAAGCTTCACCAAATAAAGCCATCATTAAGCAAGGCATCAAGCTGAAGTTTGCCGATTTCCAATTAACCACGATTGAACACATTCATTCAGAGCTCGATCTCGACCATTTTAAGCAACTGCTACGAGATATCCTCAAGCGCCAAAATGGTCGAGAAATTCGACTGTTAGGCTTGAGTGTCATGCTCAAGCCAGAACTGCAAACCAAGCAGTTAAGTTTCTTCTAG
- a CDS encoding NADH:ubiquinone reductase (Na(+)-transporting) subunit D, with amino-acid sequence MSSAQNIKKSILAPVLDNNPIALQVLGVCSALAVTTKLETAFVMTLAVIFVTALSNFCVSLIRNHIPNSVRIIVQMAIIASLVIVVDQVLKAYLYDISKQLSVFVGLIITNCIVMGRAEAFAMKSAPLPSLIDGIGNGLGYGFVLITVGFFRELFGSGKLFGMEVLPLVSNGGWYQPNGLMLLAPSAFFLIGFLIWAIRILKPEQVEAKE; translated from the coding sequence ATGTCTAGCGCACAAAACATTAAAAAGAGCATCTTAGCGCCAGTATTGGATAACAACCCAATCGCGCTACAGGTTCTTGGTGTATGTTCTGCTCTTGCAGTAACAACTAAACTAGAGACTGCATTCGTTATGACTCTAGCGGTTATCTTCGTAACTGCGCTGTCTAACTTCTGTGTATCTCTAATCCGTAACCACATTCCTAACAGTGTGCGTATCATCGTTCAGATGGCGATCATCGCATCTCTAGTAATCGTGGTAGACCAAGTGCTAAAAGCTTACCTATACGATATCTCTAAGCAGCTATCTGTATTCGTAGGTCTGATCATCACGAACTGTATCGTAATGGGTCGTGCTGAAGCATTCGCAATGAAGTCTGCGCCACTACCATCTCTAATCGACGGTATTGGTAACGGTCTTGGTTACGGTTTCGTTCTTATCACTGTTGGTTTCTTCCGTGAACTGTTTGGCTCAGGCAAACTGTTCGGCATGGAAGTACTTCCTCTAGTGAGCAACGGTGGTTGGTACCAGCCAAACGGTCTGATGCTACTAGCACCGTCTGCATTCTTCCTAATCGGCTTCCTAATCTGGGCAATCCGTATTCTGAAACCAGAACAAGTAGAAGCGAAGGAGTAA
- the nqrF gene encoding NADH:ubiquinone reductase (Na(+)-transporting) subunit F, with protein sequence MDIILGVVMFTLIVLALVLVILFAKSKLVPTGDITISVNGDDSLAIVTQPGGKLLGALAGAGVFVSSACGGGGSCGQCRVKVKSGGGDILPTELDHITKGEAREGERLACQVAMKTDMDIELPEEIFGVKKWECTVISNDNKATFIKELKLQIPDGESVPFRAGGYIQIEAPAHHVKYADFDVPEEYREDWDKFNLFRYESKVSEETIRAYSMANYPEEEGIIMLNVRIATPPPNNPDVPPGIMSSFIWSLKEGDKCTISGPFGEFFAKDTDNEMVFVGGGAGMAPMRSHIFDQLKRLKSKRKMSFWYGARSKREMFYVEDFDGLAAENDNFVWHCALSDPMPEDNWDGYTGFIHNVLYENYLKDHEAPEDCEYYMCGPPMMNAAVIGMLKDLGVEDENILLDDFGG encoded by the coding sequence ATGGACATTATTCTTGGTGTAGTGATGTTTACTCTGATCGTACTTGCGCTAGTACTAGTGATTCTTTTCGCTAAGTCTAAGCTTGTACCAACAGGTGACATTACAATTTCTGTGAACGGTGACGACTCGCTTGCTATCGTTACACAACCAGGCGGTAAGCTTCTGGGTGCTCTAGCTGGTGCTGGCGTATTCGTTTCTTCTGCTTGTGGTGGCGGTGGCTCTTGTGGTCAGTGTCGCGTAAAAGTTAAATCAGGTGGTGGTGACATCCTACCAACCGAGCTTGACCATATTACTAAAGGTGAAGCCCGTGAAGGTGAGCGTCTAGCGTGTCAGGTTGCAATGAAAACTGACATGGACATCGAACTTCCTGAAGAGATCTTCGGCGTTAAGAAGTGGGAATGTACAGTTATCTCTAACGATAACAAAGCGACATTCATCAAAGAGCTTAAGCTACAAATTCCAGATGGCGAATCAGTACCTTTCCGTGCTGGTGGTTACATCCAGATTGAAGCACCAGCTCACCACGTTAAGTACGCTGACTTCGATGTACCTGAAGAGTACCGTGAAGATTGGGACAAGTTTAACCTGTTCCGTTACGAGTCTAAAGTAAGTGAAGAGACTATCCGTGCTTACTCAATGGCTAACTACCCTGAAGAAGAAGGCATTATTATGCTAAACGTGCGTATCGCTACGCCGCCGCCTAATAATCCTGATGTACCACCTGGTATCATGTCTTCGTTTATCTGGTCTCTTAAAGAAGGCGACAAGTGTACTATTTCTGGTCCATTTGGTGAGTTCTTCGCGAAAGACACAGACAACGAGATGGTCTTCGTTGGTGGTGGTGCGGGTATGGCGCCAATGCGTTCGCATATCTTCGACCAACTTAAGCGTCTGAAGTCTAAGCGTAAGATGTCTTTCTGGTACGGTGCCCGTTCGAAGCGCGAAATGTTCTACGTAGAAGATTTCGATGGCCTAGCAGCTGAAAACGACAACTTCGTATGGCACTGTGCACTGTCTGACCCTATGCCAGAAGATAACTGGGATGGTTACACAGGCTTCATCCACAACGTACTGTACGAAAACTACCTGAAGGACCATGAAGCGCCTGAAGATTGTGAGTACTACATGTGTGGTCCACCGATGATGAACGCTGCTGTTATCGGCATGCTGAAAGATCTAGGTGTAGAGGATGAAAACATCCTACTGGATGACTTCGGTGGTTAA
- a CDS encoding FAD:protein FMN transferase, producing the protein MKKWLVAFASLLVLAGCEKPAEQVHLTGPTMGTTYNIKYISADGVPSPEVLQKEVDRLLEEVNDQMSTYRKDSELSRFNQSQSADAFEVSPQTATVVKEAIRLNGLTQGALDVTVGPLVNLWGFGPEARPEVVPTDEELAQRKAMTGIENLSVVGNTLQKSIPNLYVDLSTIAKGWGVDVVADYIQSQGIQNYMVEVGGEMRLKGLNREGVAWRIAIEKPSVEERAIQEIIEPGDMAIATSGDYRNYFERDGVRYSHIINPATGKPINHKVVSVTVLDKSSMTADGLATGLMVLGEEQGMKVAEENNIAVFMIVKTDDGFKELASSAYKPYMNK; encoded by the coding sequence GTGAAAAAGTGGCTTGTTGCATTTGCTTCTCTATTGGTTTTAGCGGGTTGTGAAAAGCCGGCTGAACAGGTACACCTAACTGGCCCAACGATGGGTACGACTTACAATATTAAGTATATTTCTGCTGATGGCGTTCCTTCACCAGAGGTATTACAAAAAGAAGTCGATCGTTTACTGGAAGAAGTGAACGATCAAATGTCGACGTATCGTAAAGACTCAGAGCTGAGTCGCTTCAACCAGAGTCAATCTGCGGATGCCTTCGAAGTTTCGCCGCAAACCGCGACGGTAGTGAAAGAAGCAATACGTTTAAACGGTCTTACTCAAGGTGCATTAGATGTGACAGTTGGACCATTGGTGAACTTATGGGGATTTGGCCCTGAAGCTCGTCCAGAGGTCGTACCTACAGATGAAGAGCTCGCGCAGCGTAAAGCGATGACGGGCATAGAGAACCTTTCTGTAGTAGGCAACACTCTTCAAAAATCGATTCCAAATCTGTATGTGGACTTGTCTACGATAGCAAAAGGGTGGGGCGTGGATGTGGTCGCAGATTACATTCAATCTCAAGGTATCCAAAACTACATGGTTGAAGTCGGTGGTGAGATGCGTCTCAAAGGGCTAAACCGTGAAGGTGTCGCTTGGCGAATTGCAATAGAGAAACCGTCAGTGGAAGAGCGCGCTATTCAAGAGATCATTGAACCGGGTGACATGGCCATCGCGACATCAGGCGATTACCGCAACTATTTTGAGCGAGATGGAGTTCGTTATTCGCACATTATTAACCCAGCAACAGGCAAGCCTATCAACCACAAAGTGGTATCGGTTACGGTGCTCGATAAATCATCGATGACAGCCGATGGCCTAGCAACAGGGCTGATGGTGCTTGGTGAAGAGCAAGGCATGAAAGTTGCCGAAGAAAACAATATCGCCGTGTTTATGATTGTGAAAACTGATGACGGATTTAAAGAGTTAGCTTCATCCGCCTATAAACCGTACATGAACAAATAA
- the nqrE gene encoding NADH:ubiquinone reductase (Na(+)-transporting) subunit E has product MEHYISLLVKSIFIENMALSFFLGMCTFLAVSKKVKTSFGLGVAVVVVLTIAVPVNNLVYNLVLKENALVEGVDLSFLNFITFIGVIAALVQILEMVLDRFFPPLYNALGIFLPLITVNCAIFGGVSFMVQRDYNFAESVVYGFGSGVGWMLAIVALAGIREKMKYSDVPPGLRGLGITFITVGLMALGFMSFSGVQL; this is encoded by the coding sequence ATGGAACATTACATTAGCTTATTAGTTAAATCGATTTTCATCGAAAACATGGCTCTGTCTTTCTTCTTGGGTATGTGTACTTTCCTTGCAGTATCTAAGAAGGTTAAGACTTCATTTGGTCTAGGTGTAGCGGTAGTTGTTGTATTAACCATCGCTGTTCCAGTAAACAACCTAGTTTACAACCTAGTACTAAAAGAGAACGCTTTAGTTGAAGGTGTTGATCTTAGCTTCCTAAACTTCATCACCTTTATCGGTGTAATCGCGGCCCTTGTACAGATTCTAGAAATGGTTCTAGACCGCTTCTTCCCGCCTCTGTACAACGCACTAGGCATCTTCCTACCGCTGATCACAGTAAACTGTGCAATCTTCGGTGGTGTATCTTTCATGGTACAGCGTGACTACAACTTTGCTGAATCTGTTGTTTACGGTTTCGGTTCTGGTGTGGGCTGGATGCTAGCTATCGTCGCTCTTGCAGGTATCCGTGAGAAGATGAAGTACTCTGACGTACCTCCAGGTCTACGTGGTCTTGGTATCACGTTTATCACTGTAGGTCTTATGGCGTTAGGCTTTATGTCTTTCTCTGGTGTTCAACTGTAA
- a CDS encoding BolA family protein — translation MLQEVIETKLHTEFEPEYLKVINESYMHNVAPGSESHFKVIIVSEKFEGVRLIGRHRLVNQVLADELANHIHALSIHTYTSSEWKEQNGLAPDSPMCLGGSK, via the coding sequence ATGCTGCAAGAAGTGATTGAAACCAAACTGCATACAGAATTTGAGCCTGAGTACCTTAAAGTTATTAATGAAAGCTACATGCACAATGTTGCTCCAGGTTCAGAAAGTCACTTCAAAGTGATCATCGTGAGTGAGAAATTTGAAGGCGTTCGATTGATCGGCCGTCATCGACTTGTCAACCAAGTGCTCGCAGATGAGTTAGCTAATCATATCCATGCTCTTTCGATTCACACTTACACAAGCTCTGAATGGAAAGAGCAGAACGGTTTAGCACCTGATAGCCCAATGTGCTTAGGTGGTTCAAAGTAG
- a CDS encoding diguanylate cyclase, producing MGNKVLVVEDSRAYRNYLVQQLESLGCHVIGCETYQETQQALDTHGEFHFAVLDYCLPDAQDGEVIDLVLEHQQKVIVLTGTFNEQTRDYFLAKGVVDYILKDSMASVSYLLPLAKRLINNVNHHALVVDDSQTVRRHVSQLLEHQYIRTTQAVNGSDALHKLAENSDITFIITDHDMPSKDGITMTREIRQQYDKNSLAILGVSGSDDSTMTARFLKAGANDYLNKPFNHEEFYCRVHQLLDMKEATDNLYRMANQDALTGLWNRRFLFNQVCSGCEKRSIAMLDIDHFKKVNDTYGHDGGDAALVTVANILKIYFPDDVVARFGGEEFCIQSCSDNKEFIARLEQMRQRLQKTPIKHNQQEINVTISIGVCSLEASLNEQIKIADDRLYVAKERGRNQIVATG from the coding sequence TTGGGCAACAAAGTATTGGTGGTCGAGGATAGTCGAGCTTACCGAAATTATCTTGTTCAACAGCTGGAGTCGTTAGGTTGTCACGTCATAGGGTGTGAGACTTATCAAGAGACGCAACAAGCGTTAGACACTCATGGTGAGTTCCATTTTGCGGTGCTCGATTATTGCTTGCCCGATGCTCAAGATGGGGAGGTCATCGATCTTGTTCTAGAGCATCAGCAAAAAGTTATTGTTCTTACCGGGACTTTTAACGAGCAAACCCGCGATTATTTTCTTGCAAAGGGCGTTGTTGACTACATCCTTAAAGACAGTATGGCTTCGGTGTCTTACTTACTTCCGTTGGCTAAGCGTCTGATCAACAACGTCAACCATCACGCTTTGGTCGTGGATGACTCTCAAACTGTACGTCGCCACGTCAGCCAACTTCTCGAGCATCAGTACATTCGAACGACCCAAGCCGTAAATGGCAGCGACGCTCTGCACAAGCTAGCGGAAAACAGTGACATCACTTTCATCATTACTGACCATGATATGCCTAGCAAAGATGGTATCACCATGACTCGTGAGATTCGCCAACAGTATGATAAAAACAGTCTTGCGATTCTGGGAGTCTCTGGAAGTGATGACAGTACGATGACGGCTCGATTTCTTAAAGCGGGTGCCAATGATTACCTGAATAAACCGTTTAATCATGAAGAGTTTTACTGCCGCGTTCACCAGTTGCTGGATATGAAAGAAGCCACAGATAATCTCTACCGCATGGCCAACCAAGATGCTTTAACTGGGCTTTGGAATCGTCGTTTCTTATTCAATCAGGTTTGTTCAGGGTGTGAGAAGCGCAGTATCGCAATGTTGGATATTGATCATTTCAAGAAGGTCAATGACACCTATGGTCACGATGGTGGGGATGCCGCGCTCGTCACTGTCGCCAATATCTTAAAAATTTACTTCCCTGACGATGTCGTTGCTCGCTTTGGTGGTGAAGAGTTTTGCATTCAATCATGTTCGGATAATAAAGAGTTCATTGCTCGGCTAGAGCAGATGCGTCAACGACTCCAAAAGACGCCAATCAAGCACAACCAACAAGAAATCAATGTAACCATAAGTATCGGTGTCTGCTCACTTGAAGCCTCGCTGAACGAGCAGATTAAAATCGCCGATGACCGCCTCTACGTCGCGAAGGAAAGAGGGCGTAATCAGATTGTCGCGACCGGTTGA